A genomic stretch from Dama dama isolate Ldn47 chromosome 10, ASM3311817v1, whole genome shotgun sequence includes:
- the ZNF646 gene encoding zinc finger protein 646, translating to MEDTPTSLSCSDCQRHFPSLPELLRHRELLHPSSSQGSEADSIPRPYRCQQCGRGYRHPGSLVNHRRTHETGLFPCTTCGKDFTNPMALKSHMRTHAPEGRRRRRPPRPKEATPRLQGETVSTDSWAQRLDPGEGWENQKKHIEETSGCESGPDPRAALGTWEDLPTRQREGWENQPDPEEGVEGWGPTTNSARDTPLPTPASSLLSNLEQYLAESVVNFTGGQEPTQSAPAEEERRYKCSQCGKTYKHAGSLTNHRQSHTLGVYPCAICFKEFSNLMALKNHSRLHAQYRPYQCPHCPRAFRLPRELLEHQQSHEGESQEQPWEEKGMPTTNGHTDESSQDQLPGTQMLNGSGELSTSGELEDIGLEEYRPFRCGDCGRTYRHAGSLINHRKSHQTGVYPCSICSKQLFNAAALKNHVRAHHRPRQGAGEDGQPSVLPAPLPLAESTRKEAEAPTTTLDHRPYKCNECGRAYRHRGSLVNHRHSHRTGEYQCSLCPRKYPNLMALRNHVRVHCKAARRSTGPGAEGPPSHLKVEVPPDPVGPETTLLCDQGPGCKHEEGAPAVPPAADRTAPQICSMCGMLFEDSESLEHHSRTHGEGAQSRTEARESPPRVFACRDCGKSYRHSGSLINHRQTHQTGDFSCGACAKHFHTMAAMKNHLRRHSRRRSRRHRRRAGSAGGGGEAKPPSDGNWAPEPVDSVGLGCPRDSSRASPSGAKGNMESSGGCLQAAAERDNCGLERNEACFQGDKESRGAEEGLERMEACFLDNVDIPGTEESSGTRFCDGLPGVKEDQKPAPGQPSSPSRSASSAGWPAEVSHTCSDCGHSFPHATGLLSHRPCHPPGIYQCSLCPKEFDSLPALRSHFQNHGPGEAVSTQPFLCCLCGMIFPGRAGYRLHRRQAHDSGVTEGSEEEGEEEGAAGAISTHSPPLQLSEAELLNQLQREVEALDGAGYGHICGCCGQTYDDLGSLERHHQSRNSGNATDEVPSLMHHPAESGDATVVVADGVFEGTVTSLPAEGGDTKPGEGVGDTLADSLCRQGEESSLETQPRPFRCNQCGKTYRHGGSLVNHRKIHQTGEFVCPVCSRCYPNLAAYRNHLRNHPRCKGSEPQVGPVPEAKSNSEAQTLAEEGLEQAEVERFQKELKVEPLEEGARVKEEAWEETTVKGEEMEPRLETAEKGCQTEASSERPFSCEVCGRSYKHAGSLINHRQSHQTGHFGCQACSKGFSNLMSLKNHRRIHADPRRFRCAECGKAFRLRKQLASHQRVHLERGGGGGSHKLSREDRPFRCGQCGRTYRHAGSLLNHRRSHETGQYSCPTCPKTYSNRMALRDHQRLHSESRRRRAGLSRRVAVRCALCGRGFPGRGSLERHLREHEEETRGGQGGPDGTEGGQGNLADNQGLEDRSGGTESGPQLEDGATRPAEPRQSPIRAVGLEATEPASWGMGEADGWQGDQGPENHDGDWVPGHHVLTKPEDEPGDNVPRSPCPLGNTQPNGPSLTPVDSWDSGDCGPQPQPESHSFSCSHCGKISCQSEGPLNHHSTHKTDRHYCLLCSKEFLNPEAPKSHSRNHIAAQTFSCPDCGKAFESHHELASHLQTHTRGLSQVSPQVEARSPKVGAEEEEVEFPGQGKAPSELPVAPGESVGRANGGQGVASAVSGHEERPFRCAQCGRSYRHAGSLLNHQKAHTTGLYPCSLCPKLLPNLLSLKNHGRTHTDPKRHRCSICGKAFRTAARLEGHGRVHAPREGPFSCPHCPRHFRRRISFLQHEQQHQEEWTVASSGTPKAPAAGRGDLSLPPPPTPTAPLLDPSPQWPADLSFSL from the exons ATGGAGGACACGCCCACCTCACTCAGCTGCTCTGACTGTCAGCGCCACTTTCCTAGCCTCCCAGAACTGTTACGGCACCGAGAACTGCTCCATCCATCTTCCAGCCAGGGCAGCGAGGCCGACAGCATCCCTCGGCCCTACCGCTGTCAGCAGTGTGGGCGGGGCTATCGTCACCCAGGGAGCCTGGTCAATCACCGCAGGACCCACGAGACTGGCCTTTTCCCCTGTACCACCTGTGGCAAGGACTTCACCAACCCTATGGCGCTCAAGAGCCACATGAGGACTCATGCTCCTGAAGGCCGTCGGAGGCGCAGGCCTCCCCGCCCCAAGGAAGCCACTCCACGTCTCCAGGGGGAGACAGTGTCCACTGACTCCTGGGCCCAGAGGCTTGACCCTGGGGAAGGCTGGGAAAATCAGAAAAAACATATTGAAGAGACATCTGGTTGTGAGTCTGGGCCAGACCCTAGGGCAGCTCTGGGCACATGGGAAGATCTACCCACCAGACAAAGAGAAGGCTGGGAGAATCAGCCTGACCCTGAGGAGGGTGTAGAGGGCTGGGGTCCCACCACCAACTCTGCCAGAGAcactccactccccaccccagccagcaGTCTCCTTAGCAATTTGGAACAATATCTGGCTGAATCAGTAGTGAATTTTACCGGGGGCCAGGAGCCCACCCAGTCGGCTCCTGCTGAGGAGGAGCGGCGGTACAAGTGCAGTCAGTGTGGTAAGACGTACAAGCATGCTGGGAGCCTTACCAACCACCGCCAGAGCCACACCCTGGGCGTCTACCCTTGTGCCATCTGCTTCAAGGAGTTCTCTAATCTCATGGCTTTGAAGAATCACTCCAGACTCCATGCCCAGTATCGGCCTTACCAGTGTCCCCACTGCCCCCGTGCCTTCCGGCTCCCCCGAGAGCTGCTGGAACACCAGCAGTCCCATGAGGGTGAAAGTCAGGAGCAGCcgtgggaagagaaagggatgccCACCACCAATGGACACACAGATGAGAGCAGCCAGGACCAGCTCCCTGGGACACAGATGCTGAATGGCTCAGGGGAGCTGAGCACATCTGGGGAGCTGGAAGACATCGGCCTGGAGGAGTACCGGCCTTTCCGCTGTGGAGACTGTGGCCGTACCTACCGCCATGCTGGGAGCCTCATCAACCATCGCAAGAGCCACCAGACAGGTGTCTACCCCTGCTCCATCTGTTCGAAGCAGCTGTTCAATGCAGCTGCCCTCAAAAACCATGTGCGGGCTCATCACAGGCCCCGGCAAGGAGCTGGAGAGGATGGGCAGCCATCAGTGCTGCCAGCTCCCCTGCCTCTGGCTGAGTCCACCCGCAAAGAAGCAGAggcccccaccaccaccttagACCACCGCCCCTATAAATGCAATGAGTGTGGTCGGGCTTACCGGCACCGGGGGAGCCTAGTGAACCACCGCCACAGCCATCGGACAGGAGAGTATCAGTGCTCTCTCTGTCCCCGCAAGTACCCCAACCTCATGGCCCTGCGCAACCACGTGCGGGTACACTGCAAGGCGGCTCGCCGCAGCACGGGCCCAGGGGCTGAGGGTCCCCCCAGCCACCTCAAGGTGGAGGTCCCACCTGACCCAGTGGGGCCAGAGACAACTCTACTTTGCGATCAAGGGCCTGGGTGCAAACATGAAGAGGGGGCCCCTGCTGTCCCCCCAGCAGCAGATCGGACCGCACCACAGATATGTAGCATGTGTGGGATGCTCTTTGAAGACTCTGAGAGCCTTGAACATCACAGCCGGACCCACGGGGAAGGGGCACAGAGCAGGACCGAGGCCAGAGAGTCGCCTCCTCGGGTATTTGCTTGCCGAGACTGTGGCAAGAGCTATCGCCACTCAGGCAGCCTTATCAACCACCGGCAGACCCACCAAACGGGAGACTTCAGTTGTGGGGCCTGTGCCAAACATTTCCACACCATGGCTGCCATGAAGAACCACTTGCGTCGCCACAGTCGACGACGGAGCAGGCGGCACCGGAGGCGGGCTGGCAGTGCCGGCGGTGGGGGAGAAGCCAAACCCCCATCAGATGGGAACTGGGCCCCGGAGCCAGTGGACAGTGTGGGCCTGGGCTGTCCCCGAGACTCTTCCAGGGCAAGTCCGAGTGGAGCCAAAGGCAACATGGAAAGCAGTGGGGGCTGTTTGCAGGCTGCAGCCGAAAGGGACAACTGTGGGCTTGAGAGGAATGAGGCCTGTTTCCAGGGTGATAAAGAGAGCCGAGGTGCCGAGGAAGGACTGGAAAGGATGGAGGCCTGTTTCCTTGACAACGTGGACATCCCAGGCACTGAGGAAAGCAGTGGAACTCGCTTCTGCGATGGCCTCCCTGGGGTGAAGGAAGACCAGAaaccagcccctggccagcccagCTCCCCTTCCCGCTCTGCCAGCTCTGCGGGCTGGCCGGCTGAAGTCTCCCACACGTGTTCTGACTGTGGACATTCTTTCCCCCATGCCACCGGCCTGCTGAGCCACCGGCCCTGCCACCCACCGGGCATCTATCAGTGCTCCCTCTGCCCAAAGGAATTTGACTCCCTGCCTGCCCTTCGCAGCCACTTCCAGAACCACGGGCCCGGGGAGGCCGTCTCAACCCAGCCTTTCCTCTGTTGCCTCTGTGGCATGATCTTCCCTGGGCGGGCTGGCTACAGGCTTCACCGGCGCCAGGCTCATGACTCTGGCGTGACTGAGGGCtcggaagaggagggggaggaggaaggagctgCAGGGGCAATCTCCACCCACAGCCCCCCACTGCAGCTCTCAGAAGCTGAGCTGCTGAATCAGCTGCAGCGGGAGGTGGAAGCGCTGGACGGAGCTGGGTATGGCCATATTTGTGGCTGCTGCGGTCAGACCTACGATGACCTGGGGAGCCTGGAGCGTCACCACCAAAGCCGGAATTCCGGGAACGCCACTGATGAGGTTCCCAGTCTCATGCATCACCCAGCAGAGTCAGGTGATGCCACGGTGGTGGTGGCAGATGGTGTCTTTGAGGGCACGGTGACCTCTCTCCCTGCAGAGGGTGGGGACACAAAGCCAGGTGAGGGTGTAGGTGACACGCTTGCTGACAGCCTTTGCCGGCAGGGTGAGGAAAGTTCTCTGGAGACCCAGCCCCGTCCCTTCCGCTGCAACCAGTGTGGCAAGACCTATCGGCATGGGGGCAGCCTGGTGAACCACCGCAAGATCCACCAGACTGGGGAATTCGTCTGCCCTGTCTGCTCCCGCTGCTACCCCAACCTGGCTGCCTACCGCAATCACCTGCGAAACCACCCACGCTGCAAAGGCTCAGAGCCCCAGGTGGGGCCCGTCCCAGAGGCAAAAAGCAACAGTGAAGCCCAAACTCTGGCAGAGGAGGGCCTCGAGCAGGCTGAAGTGGAGAGGTTCCAGAAAGAACTTAAAGtcgagcccctggaggagggggcaagAGTGAAAGAAGAGGCCTGGGAGGAGACGACTGTGAAGGGGGAGGAGATGGAGCCGAGGTTGGAGACGGCAGAGAAGGGCTGCCAGACAGAAGCCAGCTCTGAGCGGCCCTTCAGCTGCGAGGTGTGCGGCCGCTCCTACAAGCATGCCGGCAGCCTCATCAATCACCGGCAGAGCCACCAGACCGGCCACTTTGGCTGCCAGGCCTGCTCCAAAGGCTTCTCCAATCTCATGTCCCTCAAGAACCACCGGCGCATCCACGCCGATCCCCGGCGTTTCCGCTGTGCTGAGTGCGGGAAGGCCTTCCGCCTGCGGAAGCAGCTGGCCAGCCACCAGCGGGTCCACCTGGAgcgtggtgggggtggtggctcCCACAAGCTGTCCCGGGAAGATCGGCCCTTTCGCTGCGGGCAGTGCGGGCGGACCTACCGTCACGCGGGCAGCCTCCTGAACCACCGGCGCAGCCATGAGACAGGCCAGTACAGCTGTCCCACCTGCCCCAAGACCTACTCCAACCGCATGGCCCTGAGGGACCACCAGAGGCTGCACTCGGAGAGCCGGCGGCGGCGGGCTGGGCTGTCCCGGCGGGTAGCTGTACGCTGTGCCCTCTGCGGTCGGGGCTTCCCTGGCCGGGGGTCCCTGGAACGGCACCTGCGAGAGCACGAGGAAGAGACCAGAGGTGGTCAAGGAGGCCCAGACGGCACAGAGGGTGGTCAGGGGAACCTGGCTGACAACCAGGGACTGGAGGACAGATCAGGTGGTACTGAGTCGGGACCTCAGCTGGAGGATGGAGCCACAAGGCCAGCAGAGCCAAGACAGAGCCCCATCAGGGCAGTGGGTTTAGAAGCCACAGAGCCAGCATCCTGGGGCATGGGGGAAGCAGATGGGTGGCAAGGAGACCAGGGACCGGAGAATCATGATGGAGATTGGGTTCCTGGGCACCACGTACTGACCAAGCCAGAAGACGAGCCAGGGGACAATGTCCCCAGAAGTCCTTGTCCCCTTGGCAACACCCAGCCCAATGGACCTAGTCTGACTCCGGTGGACAGCTGGGACAGTGGAGACTGTGGCCCTCAGCCCCAGCCAGAGAGCCACTCCTTTTCCTGCAGCCATTGTGGCAAGATCTCCTGCCAGTCAGAGGGCCCCTTGAACCACCACAGCACCCACAAGACTGACCGTCACTATTGCCTGCTCTGCTCCAAGGAGTTCTTGAATCCTGAGGCCCCTAAGAGCCACAGCCGCAACCACATAGCTGCCCAGACCTTCTCCTGCCCTGATTGTGGCAAGGCCTTTGAGTCCCACCATGAACTCGCCAGCCACCTGCAGACTCATACCAGGGGCCTCAGTCAGGTGTCACCCCAggtggaggccagaagtcccaaagtgggggctgaggaggaggaggtggaattccctggtcaggggaaaGCCCCATCAGAACTCCCCGTGGCCCCAGGTGAGAGTGTGGGGAGAGCCAACGGAGGCCAGGGTGTCGCGTCCGCGGTGTCTGGGCACGAGGAGCGGCCCTTCCGCTGTGCCCAGTGTGGGCGTTCCTACCGCCATGCCGGGAGCCTGCTGAACCACCAGAAGGCTCACACGACGGGACTCTACCCCTGCTCCCTCTGTCCCAAACTTCTTCCCAACTTGCTGTCCCTTAAGAACCATGGCAGGACCCACACGGACCCCAAGCGCCATCGCTGCAGCATCTGTGGCAAGGCCTTTCGGACAGCGGCCCGGCTGGAGGGCCACGGGCGGGTCCACGCGCCCCGGGAGgggcccttctcctgcccccactgTCCCCGCCATTTCCGCCGTCGCATCAGCTTCCTGCAGCATGAGCAGCAGCACCAGGAAGAGTGGACAGTGGCCAGCTCTG gaaCCCCAAAGGCACCAGCGGCGGGCAGAGGGGACTTGTCATTgcctcctccacccacccccacgGCCCCACTCCTGGACCCTTCACCCCAGTGGCCTGCAGACCTCAGCTTCTCCCTCTGA
- the STX4 gene encoding syntaxin-4 codes for MRDRTHELRQGDDSSDDEDKERVALVVHPGTARLGSPDDEFFQKVGTIRQTIVKLENKVRELEKQQVTILATPLPEESMKQDLQNLRDEIKQLGRDIRAQLKAIEPQKEEADENYNSVNTRMRKTQHGILSQQFVELINKCNSMQSEYREKNVERIRRQLKITNAGMVSDEELEQMLDSGQSEVFVSNILKDTQVTRQALNEISARHSEIQQLERSIRELHEIFTFLATEVEIQGEMINRIEKNILSSADYVERGQEHVKVALENQKKARKKKVLIAICVSIIVLILVVVIVISTLV; via the exons ATGCGGGACAGGACCCACGAGCTGAGGCAG GGGGATGACAGTTCGGACGATGAAGACAAGGAGCGAGTCGCGCTGGTGGTGCACCCGGGTACTGCACGGCTGGGGAGCCCGGACGATGAGTTCTTCCAGAAG GTTGGGACAATTCGGCAGACTATCGTCAAGCTAGAGAATAAAGTCCGAGAGTTGGAGAAGCAGCAGGTCACCATCCTGGCCACGCCCCTTCCCGAGGAGA GCATGAAGCAGGACCTGCAGAACCTGCGCGACGAGATCAAACAGCTAGGGAGGGACATCCGCGCGCAGCTGAAGG CCATAGAGCCCCAGAAGGAGGAAGCTGATGAGAATTATAACTCCGTCAACACAAGAATGAGAAAAACCCAG CACGGGATCCTGTCCCAGCAATTCGTGGAACTCATCAACAAGTGCAACTCAATGCAGTCTGAATACCGAGAGAAGAACGTGGAGCGGATTCGGAGGCAGCTGAAGATCA CAAATGCTGGAATGGTGTCTGACGAGGAGCTGGAGCAGATGTTGGACAGCGGGCAGAGCGAGGTGTTTGTGTCCAAT ATACTGAAGGACACACAAGTGACTCGACAGGCCCTAAATGAGATCTCGGCCCGGCACAGCGAGATCCAGCAGCTGGAGCGCAGTATCCGTGAACTTCATGAGATTTTCACTTTTTTGGCCACTGAAGTGGAGATACAG GGGGAGATGATCAACCGAATTGAGAAGAACATTCTGAGCTCAGCCGACTATGTGGAACGTGGGCAGGAACATGTCAAGGTGGCCCTGGAGAACCAGAAGAAGGCGCGCAAG AAGAAAGTCCTTATTGCCATCTGTGTGTCCATCATTGTCCTCATTCTGGTGGTTGTCATTGTCATCTCCACGTTGGTTTGA
- the ZNF668 gene encoding zinc finger protein 668 has translation MEVESPEDRSPAPGYKRSGRRYKCLSCTKTFPNAPRAARHAATHGPADCTEEMAEAKLKPETDPKAEDASGDKVSGAAAKPRPYACPLCPKAYKTAPELRSHGRSHTGEKPFPCPECGRRFMQPVCLRVHLASHAGELPFRCAHCPKAYGALSKLKIHQRGHTGERPYTCADCGKSFADPSVFRKHRRTHAGLRPYSCERCGKAYAELKDLRNHERSHTGERPFLCSECGKSFSRSSSLTCHQRIHAAQKPYRCPACGKGFTQLSSYQSHERTHSGEKPFLCPRCGRMFSDPSSFRRHQRAHEGVKPYRCEKCGKDFRQPADLAMHRRVHTGDRPFKCLQCDKTFVASWDLKRHALVHSGQRPFRCEECGRAFAERASLTKHSRVHSGERPFHCNACGKSFVVSSSLRKHERTHRSSEATGAPPPQELVVGLALPVSMAGEGSAAPASGAALGDPPAGLLGLPPESGGVMATQWQVVGMTVEHVECQDAGVGEAPGPLGAAGEVGGEEVDEKPPQFVCRECKETFSTLTLLRRHERSHPELRPFPCTQCGKSFSDRAGLRKHSRTHSSVRPYTCPHCPKAFLSASDLRKHERTHPVPIGAPTPLEPLVALLGMPEEGPA, from the exons ATGGAGGTAGAGTCTCCGGAAGACCGGTCCCCAGCCCCCGGCTACAAGCGCTCTGGCCGCCGTTATAAGTGCCTGTCCTGTACCAAGACATTTCCAAATGCACCCCGGGCAGCACGCCATGCTGCCACGCATGGGCCTGCAGACTGCACTGAGGAGATGGCCGAGGCAAAGCTGAAGCCAGAGACAGACCCCAAAGCGGAAGATGCCAGCGGGGACAAGGTGTCAGGTGCAGCGGCCAAGCCTCGGCCCTATGCTTGCCCACTGTGCCCCAAGGCCTACAAAACAGCACCAGAGCTGCGCAGCCATGGGCGCAGccacacgggcgagaagccctTCCCTTGCCCCGAGTGCGGCCGCCGCTTCATGCAACCCGTGTGCCTGCGTGTGCACCTGGCCTCGCACGCTGGCGAGCTGCCCTTCCGCTGCGCGCACTGCCCCAAGGCCTACGGCGCGCTCTCCAAGCTAAAGATCCACCAGCGCGGTCACACGGGCGAGAGGCCCTACACCTGCGCCGACTGTGGCAAGAGCTTCGCTGACCCCTCGGTGTTCCGCAAGCACCGGCGCACGCACGCAGGCTTGCGACCCTACAGCTGCGAGCGCTGTGGCAAGGCCTATGCAGAGCTCAAGGACCTTCGCAACCATGAACG GTCCCACACCGGCGAGCGCCCCTTCCTCTGCTCAGAGTGCGGGAAGAGCTTCTCCCGCTCTTCCTCGCTCACTTGCCACCAGCGCATCCACGCGGCGCAGAAGCCCTACCGCTGTCCAGCCTGTGGCAAGGGCTTTACGCAGCTCAGTTCCTACCAGAGCCACGAGCGCACACACTCGGGCGAGAAGCCCTTCCTCTGCCCGCGCTGTGGCCGCATGTTCTCCGACCCCTCAAGCTTCCGGCGCCACCAGCGGGCACACGAGGGCGTGAAGCCCTACCGCTGCGAGAAGTGCGGCAAGGACTTTCGGCAGCCGGCCGACCTGGCCATGCATCGGCGGGTGCACACGGGCGACCGGCCGTTCAAGTGCCTGCAGTGTGACAAGACATTCGTGGCGTCCTGGGACCTCAAGCGGCACGCGCTGGTGCACTCGGGCCAGCGGCCATTCCGCTGCGAGGAGTGCGGGCGAGCCTTCGCCGAGCGAGCCAGCCTTACTAAGCACAGCCGGGTGCACTCGGGTGAGCGCCCCTTCCACTGCAATGCCTGCGGAAAGTCCTTCGTGGTCTCGTCCAGCCTGAGGAAGCACGAACGGACCCATAGAAGCAGCGAGGCCACAGGGGCTCCCCCGCCACAGGAGCTGGTGGTGGGGCTGGCACTGCCGGTCAGCATGGCTGGCGAGGGCTCCGCCGCCCCGGCATCAGGGGCGGCGCTCGGAGACCCTCCAGCTgggctgctggggctgcccccgGAATCGGGTGGTGTGATGGCTACCCAGTGGCAAGTGGTGGGCATGACGGTCGAGCACGTGGAGTGCCAAGATGCAGGGGTTGGGGAGGCTCCTGGTCCCTTGGGGGCGGCAGGTGAGGTGGGGGGTGAGGAGGTGGATGAGAAACCACCCCAGTTTGTGTGCCGGGAGTGCAAGGAGACGTTCTCCACGCTGACATTGCTGCGACGGCATGAGCGTTCCCACCCAGAGCTCCGGCCCTTCCCCTGCACCCAGTGCGGCAAGAGCTTCTCAGACCGGGCTGGGCTGCGCAAGCACAGTCGCACCCACAGCTCTGTGCGCCCCTACACCTGCCCCCACTGCCCCAAGGCCTTCTTGAGTGCCAGCGACCTGCGCAAGCACGAACGCACCCACCCTGTGCCCATTGGCGCCCCCACGCCCCTCGAGCCCCTCGTGGCTTTGCTAGGAATGCCTGAAGAGGGACCAGCCTGA